One genomic region from Spirosoma sp. KCTC 42546 encodes:
- a CDS encoding septum formation initiator family protein has protein sequence MLQKILRKLGNFYVASGIGLLLWMTFFDANDLPTQIRNWWKLHKLNEETSYYQDKIKALQVERREVFGSDRLREKFAREEYLMKKPGEDVFVIVDEHNEPLEK, from the coding sequence ATGCTACAAAAAATCCTTCGCAAACTCGGTAATTTCTATGTCGCTTCTGGCATAGGGCTTTTATTGTGGATGACGTTTTTTGATGCGAACGACTTGCCAACACAAATCCGAAACTGGTGGAAGCTGCACAAGTTGAATGAGGAAACCAGCTATTACCAGGATAAAATTAAAGCGTTGCAGGTAGAGCGCCGGGAAGTATTCGGTAGTGACCGGCTTCGCGAGAAGTTTGCCCGTGAAGAATACCTAATGAAAAAGCCGGGTGAAGATGTGTTCGTCATTGTCGATGAGCATAATGAACCACTTGAAAAATAG
- a CDS encoding low molecular weight protein-tyrosine-phosphatase — MLNVLFVCYGNICRSPVAEGVFRQLVADAGLDKQIQADSAGTASFHIGQLSDRRTRENALEHGLTLTHRARRLTGDYLAQFDYFVAMDETNLEAIEKLNYRSTGLYSNDTIFLLREFDPDVNDQPNVPDPYYEGPEVFEEVYQIALRCCRQLLTYLIQQHNLNERKSEGVNE; from the coding sequence ATGCTAAACGTCCTCTTCGTCTGTTACGGTAACATCTGCCGGTCGCCGGTAGCAGAGGGTGTGTTTAGGCAGCTAGTCGCCGACGCAGGGCTCGATAAACAGATACAGGCCGATTCGGCCGGGACAGCATCCTTTCATATTGGTCAGCTTTCTGACAGGAGAACCCGGGAAAACGCGCTTGAGCATGGACTCACGCTAACACACCGCGCCCGCCGGTTAACTGGCGACTATCTGGCCCAGTTCGATTACTTTGTGGCGATGGATGAAACTAACCTCGAAGCCATCGAGAAGCTGAACTACCGTAGCACGGGCTTGTACTCCAACGACACCATATTCTTACTTCGTGAGTTTGATCCTGATGTAAACGATCAGCCTAATGTGCCAGACCCGTACTATGAAGGCCCAGAGGTTTTTGAAGAGGTGTATCAAATTGCCCTACGCTGCTGCCGACAGCTACTCACGTACTTAATTCAACAGCATAATCTTAATGAGCGAAAGAGCGAAGGAGTGAACGAGTGA
- the recA gene encoding recombinase RecA has protein sequence MAKSDTAQATASANDSKLKALQTTIEKLDKAFGKGTVMRLSDTKVIDVPVISTGSLGLDLALGIGGMPRGRVVEIYGPESSGKTTLTMHCIAEAQKAGGLAAFIDAEHAFDRVYAEKLGIDTKNLLISQPDNGEQALEIAEHLISSGAIDIIVIDSVAALVPKAEIEGEMGESKMGLQARLMSQALRKLTGTINKTGCCCIFINQLREKIGVMFGNPETTTGGNALKFYASVRLDIRRIGQIKEGADNIVGNRTKVKVVKNKLAAPFKVVEFDIMYGQGISKVGEILDLSVEMEIVKKSGSWFSYGTSRLAQGRDAVKELLLDNPELMAEIEGKIRAKIAEDDDVLLDPVLAATAADDEGEIDD, from the coding sequence ATGGCAAAATCAGATACGGCGCAAGCCACAGCATCTGCTAATGACAGTAAATTAAAAGCACTTCAAACCACAATCGAGAAACTTGATAAAGCGTTTGGCAAAGGCACGGTTATGCGCCTGAGCGATACGAAAGTTATCGATGTTCCGGTTATTTCAACTGGCTCGCTGGGGTTGGATTTAGCCCTTGGTATTGGCGGCATGCCACGTGGTCGTGTCGTTGAAATCTACGGGCCAGAATCGTCAGGTAAAACCACCTTAACGATGCACTGCATCGCCGAAGCCCAGAAAGCAGGTGGTCTGGCGGCCTTTATCGACGCTGAACACGCATTTGACCGTGTTTACGCTGAAAAGCTGGGCATCGATACAAAAAATCTTCTTATTTCACAGCCAGACAATGGCGAACAGGCGCTTGAAATCGCTGAGCATCTCATCAGTTCGGGTGCTATTGACATTATCGTTATTGACTCGGTTGCCGCACTGGTGCCAAAAGCTGAGATCGAAGGCGAAATGGGCGAAAGCAAAATGGGCTTACAAGCTCGTCTGATGTCGCAGGCCTTACGGAAACTCACCGGTACCATTAACAAAACGGGTTGCTGCTGTATTTTCATCAACCAGCTTCGTGAAAAGATCGGTGTGATGTTTGGTAACCCCGAAACCACAACGGGCGGTAATGCGCTGAAATTCTACGCATCGGTTCGTCTTGACATCCGCCGGATTGGTCAGATCAAAGAAGGTGCCGATAACATTGTGGGTAACCGTACGAAAGTGAAAGTTGTCAAAAACAAACTGGCAGCCCCTTTCAAAGTTGTTGAGTTCGACATCATGTACGGCCAAGGCATTTCGAAAGTTGGGGAAATCCTGGACTTATCCGTTGAAATGGAGATTGTTAAGAAATCAGGTTCCTGGTTCTCGTATGGCACCAGCCGTTTGGCACAGGGTCGCGATGCGGTGAAAGAACTATTGCTCGACAATCCAGAACTGATGGCCGAAATTGAAGGCAAGATCCGGGCTAAAATCGCAGAAGACGATGACGTTTTACTTGATCCCGTTCTGGCAGCTACCGCGGCCGACGATGAAGGTGAAATCGATGATTAA
- the eno gene encoding phosphopyruvate hydratase: MSTIQSIHARQILDSRGNPTVEVDVRTENGFLGRAAVPSGASTGTHEAVELRDDDKKVYVGKGVLKAVSNVNELIFPELVGISVFEQSMIDKIMLELDGTPNKGRLGANAILGVSLAASKAAAQEAGLPLYRYIGGVNANTLPVPMMNILNGGSHADNSIDFQEFMVMPANAPSFSEALRMGTEIFHTLKGVLKKMGLATNVGDEGGFAPNIKSNEEAIQTIMQAIEKAGYRPGEDVWIAMDAASSEFYDAEAGVYHFKKSTGDKLTSAEMAGFWKDWASKYPILSIEDGMAEDDWAGWKLHTDELKGTKVQLVGDDLFVTNVTRLQEGIDKGIANAILVKVNQIGSLTETIDTVNLAKRNSYKNIMSHRSGETEDATIADLAVALNTGQIKTGSASRSDRMAKYNQLLRIEEELGETAYFPGLKF; encoded by the coding sequence ATGAGTACCATTCAAAGCATTCATGCCCGACAGATTCTGGATTCACGCGGTAACCCGACTGTTGAAGTGGACGTCCGCACCGAAAATGGTTTTCTGGGCCGTGCTGCCGTTCCATCGGGGGCATCGACAGGCACTCACGAAGCCGTTGAACTTCGCGATGATGACAAAAAGGTTTACGTTGGCAAAGGCGTTCTGAAAGCCGTATCTAACGTCAACGAACTTATTTTTCCGGAATTGGTCGGTATTTCCGTTTTTGAGCAGAGCATGATTGATAAAATTATGCTTGAACTGGATGGCACGCCAAACAAAGGCCGTTTAGGCGCAAACGCTATTCTGGGCGTATCGCTGGCTGCTTCGAAAGCGGCTGCACAGGAAGCAGGTTTGCCACTCTACCGTTACATCGGTGGCGTTAATGCCAATACCTTACCTGTGCCCATGATGAACATCCTGAATGGTGGTTCGCATGCCGATAACTCCATTGACTTCCAGGAGTTCATGGTTATGCCCGCCAATGCGCCAAGCTTTTCGGAAGCGCTGCGGATGGGAACCGAAATTTTCCATACCCTCAAAGGCGTATTGAAGAAAATGGGTCTGGCTACCAACGTTGGTGATGAAGGTGGTTTTGCCCCGAACATCAAGTCGAACGAGGAAGCGATTCAAACCATTATGCAGGCTATCGAGAAAGCTGGCTACCGCCCAGGTGAAGATGTCTGGATTGCTATGGATGCTGCTTCTTCGGAGTTCTATGATGCTGAAGCAGGTGTTTATCATTTCAAAAAATCAACTGGCGACAAGCTGACTTCGGCGGAAATGGCTGGCTTCTGGAAAGATTGGGCTTCTAAATACCCCATCCTGTCCATTGAAGATGGTATGGCCGAAGACGATTGGGCTGGCTGGAAACTACACACCGACGAGCTGAAAGGCACGAAGGTTCAACTGGTTGGTGATGACCTGTTTGTAACGAACGTAACCCGCCTGCAGGAAGGTATCGACAAAGGCATTGCCAATGCAATTCTGGTGAAAGTAAACCAGATCGGTTCGTTGACCGAAACGATTGATACCGTAAACCTGGCGAAGCGCAATTCGTACAAGAACATTATGTCGCACCGCTCGGGCGAAACCGAAGATGCTACCATCGCTGATTTAGCAGTGGCGTTGAATACAGGTCAAATCAAAACCGGTTCAGCTTCGCGCTCAGACCGGATGGCGAAATACAACCAACTGCTTCGTATCGAAGAGGAATTAGGCGAAACGGCGTATTTCCCAGGACTTAAATTCTAG
- a CDS encoding PIN domain-containing protein, which yields MSVDELIAQTKQDGFHIIQLDNRHIATYDQIPLFADHRDPFDRLILATALAEKMPIISADEKFGRYRDVVDVIW from the coding sequence ATATCTGTAGATGAACTTATTGCTCAAACCAAGCAGGACGGATTCCATATTATTCAGCTTGATAACAGGCATATCGCAACCTACGACCAAATACCACTGTTTGCCGATCACCGCGATCCTTTTGATAGGCTCATTCTAGCCACAGCTTTAGCTGAAAAAATGCCAATTATTTCCGCCGATGAGAAATTTGGGCGGTATCGGGATGTTGTTGACGTGATTTGGTAG
- a CDS encoding citrate synthase translates to MANTAELTVDGKSYSFPTLEGTEHEKAFDISNLRDQTGYVTLDRGYKNTGATKSAITFLDGEEGILQYRGYSIEDLAAKASFLEVAYLLIYGELPTQEQFTQFETAIRRHTLVNEDMRKIFDGFPVKAHPMGVLSSLVSAMSAFYPDLESGKEEDKTDLHIIRLLAKLPTIATWSYKRALGHPMNYPKNNLDYIPNFLNMMFSLPVEEYKVDPVVAEALNVLLILHADHEQNCSTSTVRLVGSSQANIYSSISAGISALWGPLHGGANQEVIEMLEDIKADGGDVSKYVEMAKNAKTTGFRLFGFGHRVYKNFDPRARIIKKAADDVLSKLGVNDPVLEIAKGLEEAALHDDYFVSRKLYPNVDFYSGIIYRALGIPTNMFTVMFAIGRLPGWIAQWKEMRETKEPIGRPRQIYTGETLREFVPLEKR, encoded by the coding sequence ATGGCAAACACCGCTGAATTAACTGTCGATGGTAAATCCTATTCATTCCCAACACTAGAGGGGACCGAGCATGAAAAAGCCTTCGACATCTCAAATCTACGTGATCAGACCGGCTACGTTACGTTAGACCGGGGTTATAAAAACACTGGTGCTACAAAAAGTGCCATTACGTTTTTAGATGGTGAAGAGGGTATTTTGCAATATCGGGGTTATTCCATTGAAGACCTGGCTGCAAAGGCTTCCTTTCTGGAAGTAGCTTACCTGCTTATATATGGTGAATTGCCAACCCAGGAACAGTTTACGCAGTTTGAAACGGCTATTCGTCGGCATACCCTGGTTAACGAAGATATGCGGAAAATCTTCGATGGTTTTCCAGTCAAAGCACACCCGATGGGCGTTTTGTCGTCGTTAGTGAGTGCAATGAGTGCGTTTTACCCAGATTTAGAGTCTGGGAAAGAAGAAGATAAAACGGACTTACACATTATCCGTCTGCTGGCTAAGCTACCCACTATTGCTACCTGGTCGTACAAGCGGGCATTGGGTCATCCAATGAACTACCCTAAAAATAATCTTGACTACATCCCGAACTTCCTGAACATGATGTTCTCGTTGCCAGTCGAAGAGTATAAAGTTGATCCGGTAGTAGCCGAGGCCCTGAACGTTCTGCTTATTCTGCATGCTGACCACGAGCAAAACTGCTCGACCTCAACCGTACGACTGGTTGGTTCGTCGCAGGCCAACATTTATTCGTCTATTTCGGCGGGCATCAGTGCGTTGTGGGGACCGCTCCACGGTGGCGCTAACCAGGAAGTCATTGAGATGCTCGAAGACATCAAAGCCGACGGGGGTGATGTGTCGAAATACGTAGAAATGGCCAAGAATGCGAAAACAACTGGCTTCCGGTTATTTGGCTTTGGTCACCGTGTGTATAAGAACTTTGATCCCCGAGCTCGGATTATCAAAAAGGCTGCCGACGATGTGTTGAGTAAGCTGGGTGTTAATGATCCCGTACTTGAAATCGCTAAAGGCCTGGAAGAAGCAGCGCTTCATGACGATTATTTTGTATCGCGCAAACTATACCCGAACGTCGATTTCTATTCAGGTATTATTTATCGCGCATTGGGCATCCCAACCAACATGTTTACGGTAATGTTCGCTATCGGTCGTTTGCCGGGCTGGATTGCACAATGGAAAGAAATGCGTGAAACAAAAGAACCAATCGGTCGTCCCCGCCAAATTTACACTGGCGAAACTCTGAGGGAGTTCGTACCGCTTGAAAAACGATAA
- a CDS encoding transposase, whose protein sequence is MSNQEVAQLVAESLHFWDGQRINLIAYTIMSNHVHAVFTLTGEEIEAGKVNSLKRLMHSIKSYTAHKANVLLNLNGEFWEEETYDRLVRDTDELRRIVRYVLMNPVKAGLCEDWKTWKWNYVKPIYDEF, encoded by the coding sequence TTGTCGAATCAAGAAGTGGCTCAGTTAGTCGCTGAGTCCTTGCATTTCTGGGATGGTCAACGTATTAACTTAATTGCCTACACGATTATGTCTAATCATGTGCATGCCGTTTTTACGTTAACGGGAGAGGAGATTGAAGCAGGAAAAGTGAATTCACTAAAGCGATTAATGCATTCGATCAAAAGCTATACAGCACACAAGGCAAATGTATTGCTCAATTTAAATGGTGAATTTTGGGAAGAAGAAACGTATGACCGTTTGGTTCGAGATACCGATGAGCTTCGCCGTATTGTGAGGTATGTACTAATGAATCCAGTAAAAGCTGGTTTATGTGAAGATTGGAAGACTTGGAAATGGAATTATGTGAAGCCGATCTACGACGAATTCTAG
- a CDS encoding amidohydrolase family protein, with product MNKLYLFLICLPVSLFAQSTYLLKPDRVFDGETMHEGWVVRVKDDKIETAGPASSVSATGAEVIDLKGTTLTPGLIEGHSHLLLHPYNETPWDDQVLKEARSLRVARATVHAQKTLLAGFTTVRDLGTEGADYDDVGLKQAINKGIIQGPRMIVVTKALIATGSYAPKGFSPDIDVPQGAEEADGHDALILAVRRQIGKGADAIKIYADYRWGLMAEARPTYTIDEIKLIVEVAKSSGRAVVAHAGTAEGMRRAILGGCETIEHGDAGTPEIFALMKQHGTALCPTLAAGDAVSQYRGWKKGQESEPERIKQKRVTFKQALDAGVTICAGGDVGVFSHGDNARELVMMVDYGMKPIDVLRSATSVNADVFHLADRGRVRPGLLADLVAVEGDPSKTIADLYRVRAVLKGGVFYKR from the coding sequence ATGAACAAACTATATCTCTTCTTAATCTGTCTCCCCGTATCACTTTTTGCGCAATCGACCTATCTTCTTAAACCCGACCGCGTCTTCGATGGCGAAACTATGCATGAGGGCTGGGTGGTACGTGTAAAAGACGATAAAATTGAAACAGCGGGCCCTGCATCTTCTGTATCGGCAACGGGCGCTGAAGTCATTGACCTGAAAGGAACAACGCTAACTCCCGGTCTGATTGAAGGGCACTCGCATCTATTATTACATCCCTATAATGAAACGCCCTGGGATGATCAGGTGTTGAAAGAAGCTCGCTCGCTACGGGTAGCAAGGGCAACCGTTCATGCGCAGAAAACGCTGTTAGCAGGCTTTACAACCGTACGTGATCTTGGTACCGAAGGGGCAGATTATGATGATGTAGGCTTAAAGCAGGCGATCAATAAAGGCATTATTCAAGGTCCGCGCATGATTGTTGTCACGAAGGCGCTCATTGCCACTGGGAGTTATGCCCCTAAAGGATTTAGTCCAGACATCGATGTACCACAAGGCGCTGAAGAGGCCGATGGTCATGATGCGCTCATTCTGGCCGTCCGTCGGCAGATTGGTAAAGGGGCCGATGCCATAAAAATCTACGCCGATTACCGCTGGGGCTTAATGGCTGAAGCACGTCCAACCTACACCATTGACGAAATTAAACTCATTGTTGAAGTTGCTAAAAGTAGTGGCCGGGCAGTCGTTGCGCATGCAGGTACCGCCGAGGGAATGCGCCGGGCTATTTTAGGCGGTTGCGAAACGATTGAACATGGCGATGCCGGAACTCCCGAAATCTTCGCGCTTATGAAGCAGCACGGCACCGCACTCTGCCCGACACTGGCTGCGGGTGATGCCGTGAGCCAATATCGAGGCTGGAAAAAAGGGCAGGAATCTGAACCGGAACGAATCAAACAAAAGCGTGTGACGTTTAAACAGGCATTAGATGCAGGCGTAACAATCTGCGCTGGTGGCGATGTAGGCGTGTTCAGTCACGGCGATAATGCGCGTGAGCTGGTGATGATGGTAGATTATGGCATGAAACCTATTGATGTGTTGCGTTCGGCTACGTCGGTAAACGCCGACGTTTTTCACCTGGCCGACCGGGGACGCGTTCGACCCGGCTTACTGGCTGATTTGGTGGCAGTAGAAGGTGATCCCTCAAAAACAATCGCTGATTTATATCGGGTTCGGGCGGTGCTGAAAGGGGGCGTTTTTTACAAACGATAA
- a CDS encoding very short patch repair endonuclease, giving the protein MSRVRSKDTKPELIVRKFLHAQGFRYRLHDKKLRGKPDLVLPKYKTVIFLHGCFFHGHEGCRFFIVPKTRTDWWLDKINGNKRRDVRIKTNF; this is encoded by the coding sequence ATGAGCCGCGTGCGAAGCAAAGACACTAAACCAGAGCTAATCGTCCGTAAGTTTCTTCACGCACAAGGATTTCGGTATCGTCTCCACGATAAAAAGCTCCGCGGCAAACCCGACTTGGTGTTGCCCAAATACAAAACCGTTATTTTCTTGCATGGCTGTTTTTTCCATGGCCATGAAGGTTGTCGCTTTTTCATAGTTCCTAAAACCCGAACGGATTGGTGGCTTGACAAAATCAATGGGAATAAACGCAGAGATGTTCGCATTAAAACAAACTTTTAG
- a CDS encoding DUF2281 domain-containing protein, with protein MLTAVKGTFGHGQIILHEIPSIPEGTEVIVTFLENETKEKPQKTGIHDKQGIRFGSLTGKVSVPADFNEPLDDLSEYM; from the coding sequence ATGCTAACGGCAGTTAAAGGCACTTTCGGCCACGGTCAAATCATATTACATGAAATACCATCCATTCCAGAAGGAACAGAGGTGATTGTGACGTTTTTAGAGAACGAGACAAAAGAAAAGCCTCAAAAAACTGGTATACACGATAAACAGGGTATTCGCTTCGGCTCGCTAACCGGCAAAGTAAGCGTTCCGGCGGATTTTAATGAGCCACTCGATGACCTTAGCGAATACATGTAG
- the uvrA gene encoding excinuclease ABC subunit UvrA, with the protein MTTEEKPQLTDIDLTGYDQIEVLGAREHNLKNIDVTIPRNKLVVVTGISGSGKSSLAFDTIYAEGQRRYMESFSAYARSFIGDMERPDVDKINGLSPVISIEQKTTSKNPRSTVGTTTEIYDFLRLLYARAGEAFSYITGRKMERQSQDQIIDTILEQYAGQKITLLSPIIKSRKGHYRELFVQIAKTGYTKVRVDGVVQDIAPKMQLDRYKIHDIEIVIDRLVPKADDRYRLSQSIQTALKQGKGAMQMLDGKGQLIYFSQNLMDPESGISYDEPSPNSFSFNSPYGACPVCNGLGVVEEITEESVIPDKSLSISRGAIAPLGEYRELWIFKEIEAILKKYKLNLTTPVVKFPEDLLHALMYGTEEEATVPSKKYVGEDYYSFKFEGIVNFLKRQQENSTDKIQEWLKDFMVIKSCPECQGARLKKESLYFKIDQKNISELARMDISELTEWFTGVESRLTDRQKVIAKEILKEIRKRIGFLLDIGLDYLTLDRPLRTLSGGEAQRIRLATQIGTQLVGVLYIMDEPSIGLHQRDNVKLIDSLKNLRDLGNTVLVVEHDKDMMLESDFILDIGPGAGRHGGQVVNQGTPEEFLKNQYAGVAGSSTTADYLSGRRAIEVPAERRKGNGKFLIIKNATGHNLKNVTLKLPLGRMVTITGVSGSGKSSLIHETLFPVLNRHFYKSKREPLPFKTVEGLEYLDKVIEVDQSPIGRTPRSNPATYTGMFSEIRTLFAELPEAKIRGYKPGRFSFNVKGGRCEDCEGAGMKKIEMEFLPDVHVMCETCKGKRFNRETLEVRFKGKSIADVLDMTVEQGLDFFASQPKILRKVSTLNDVGLGYITLGQHATTLSGGEAQRVKLAEELSKKDTGKTLYILDEPTTGLHFQDIAHLLDVLNKLADKGNTVLIIEHNLDVIKVSDHLIDLGPEGGNKGGYIIAEGSPEKVAEVKGSYTGKFLKMELTASKA; encoded by the coding sequence GTGACGACTGAAGAAAAGCCACAATTAACTGATATTGACCTGACGGGATACGACCAGATTGAGGTCCTCGGTGCCCGTGAACATAATCTCAAAAATATTGATGTTACAATTCCTCGCAATAAGCTGGTTGTTGTAACAGGTATTAGCGGAAGCGGTAAATCGTCGCTGGCCTTCGATACAATTTATGCGGAGGGACAACGGCGCTACATGGAGAGTTTTTCGGCCTACGCCCGCTCGTTTATTGGCGACATGGAACGGCCCGATGTGGATAAAATCAACGGCCTGAGTCCGGTAATTTCCATTGAGCAAAAGACAACCTCCAAAAACCCCCGCTCAACGGTGGGGACCACCACCGAGATCTACGACTTTCTTCGATTGCTCTACGCTCGTGCGGGCGAAGCGTTCTCGTACATTACGGGGCGGAAAATGGAACGTCAATCTCAGGACCAGATTATTGACACCATTCTGGAGCAATATGCCGGACAGAAAATAACCCTGCTGTCGCCTATTATTAAAAGCCGGAAGGGCCATTACCGCGAACTGTTCGTACAGATTGCCAAGACTGGCTACACCAAAGTACGGGTGGATGGCGTGGTCCAGGATATTGCACCGAAGATGCAACTGGATCGCTACAAAATTCACGACATCGAGATCGTTATTGACCGGCTTGTCCCGAAAGCAGATGATCGCTATCGATTGAGTCAGTCGATCCAGACAGCACTTAAACAGGGCAAAGGTGCCATGCAGATGCTGGATGGGAAAGGGCAGTTGATCTATTTCTCGCAGAATCTGATGGACCCCGAATCGGGAATCAGCTACGATGAGCCATCGCCCAACTCGTTTTCGTTCAACTCACCTTATGGAGCCTGCCCAGTTTGTAATGGATTAGGTGTCGTTGAAGAAATCACGGAAGAATCTGTTATCCCGGATAAGTCGCTGAGTATTAGCCGGGGTGCTATTGCTCCCCTGGGCGAATACCGCGAATTATGGATTTTCAAGGAGATCGAAGCGATCCTGAAGAAATACAAGCTTAACCTGACCACACCCGTTGTCAAGTTTCCCGAAGATCTGCTCCATGCGCTGATGTATGGTACAGAGGAAGAAGCAACCGTGCCATCGAAAAAATACGTTGGGGAGGATTATTACAGCTTTAAATTCGAGGGGATTGTTAACTTCCTGAAACGGCAGCAGGAAAACAGCACGGATAAAATTCAGGAGTGGCTCAAGGATTTTATGGTCATTAAATCCTGCCCGGAATGCCAGGGTGCACGACTGAAAAAAGAATCGCTCTATTTCAAAATCGACCAGAAGAATATTTCTGAACTGGCTCGCATGGACATATCCGAGTTAACGGAATGGTTTACAGGCGTAGAAAGTCGTCTGACTGATCGACAGAAAGTCATTGCGAAAGAAATTCTGAAGGAAATTCGCAAGCGTATCGGCTTCCTGCTCGACATTGGCCTCGATTACCTGACGCTCGATCGTCCGCTACGTACTTTATCGGGTGGTGAAGCGCAGCGTATCCGACTAGCCACGCAAATCGGAACACAATTGGTGGGTGTGCTCTACATCATGGATGAACCGAGTATCGGTCTGCACCAGCGCGATAACGTGAAACTGATTGACTCGCTAAAAAATCTGCGCGATTTGGGGAATACGGTTCTAGTTGTGGAGCATGATAAAGACATGATGCTCGAATCAGACTTTATTCTCGACATCGGTCCCGGCGCTGGCCGGCACGGTGGGCAGGTTGTTAATCAGGGAACACCCGAGGAATTCCTGAAAAACCAATATGCCGGGGTGGCTGGTAGCAGTACCACCGCCGATTACCTAAGCGGCCGACGCGCTATTGAGGTGCCAGCCGAACGACGAAAAGGTAACGGTAAATTTCTAATCATCAAGAATGCCACGGGACACAATCTGAAAAACGTAACGCTGAAATTGCCGCTTGGTCGGATGGTGACGATTACGGGCGTATCGGGCAGCGGTAAATCATCGCTGATTCATGAAACCTTGTTTCCTGTACTGAATCGCCATTTTTATAAGTCGAAGCGTGAGCCGCTGCCATTTAAAACGGTGGAAGGGCTGGAGTACCTGGACAAAGTGATTGAGGTCGATCAGTCGCCCATTGGGCGTACACCCCGCTCGAATCCGGCTACCTACACGGGTATGTTTTCCGAAATCAGAACCCTGTTTGCCGAACTTCCCGAAGCTAAAATTCGTGGTTACAAACCTGGTCGGTTCTCGTTCAACGTGAAAGGGGGCCGGTGCGAAGATTGCGAGGGCGCGGGCATGAAGAAGATCGAAATGGAATTTCTGCCCGATGTGCATGTGATGTGCGAAACCTGCAAAGGCAAACGCTTCAACCGCGAAACACTGGAGGTTCGTTTCAAAGGAAAATCCATTGCGGATGTCCTCGACATGACCGTTGAGCAAGGGTTAGACTTCTTTGCCAGTCAACCCAAAATCCTGCGGAAAGTATCAACACTGAACGACGTAGGATTGGGTTATATCACGCTCGGTCAACACGCTACTACGCTATCGGGTGGCGAGGCACAACGGGTAAAACTTGCGGAAGAACTGTCCAAAAAAGACACCGGCAAAACGCTCTATATCCTCGACGAACCAACCACGGGGCTGCATTTTCAGGACATTGCCCACTTGCTCGACGTATTAAATAAACTCGCCGATAAAGGAAATACGGTTTTGATTATCGAGCACAACTTAGACGTGATCAAAGTCTCCGACCACCTCATCGACTTGGGTCCGGAAGGTGGTAACAAAGGCGGTTACATCATCGCTGAAGGCTCACCTGAAAAGGTGGCCGAGGTGAAAGGAAGCTATACGGGTAAGTTTTTGAAGATGGAGTTGACAGCGAGCAAGGCATAG